A portion of the Rhodococcus pseudokoreensis genome contains these proteins:
- a CDS encoding DUF2786 domain-containing protein, with protein sequence MSRNSQQNRAARKRKKQHRGNAREQRAPRPGIEGAESLVFAGIEFACGPAANPESLRRTVRQLADLDGSRSADTVLDWVSRILDGSMDHVFGTGWQPTEFVHAVRREFGARTARLTVTVIGAHASRTSARKVAPAQWREQLDELGIAPDSAPARGYLSAWCASENADPTDTWTAILSFLGYCSYLIPLTPLLAAPANWSEGMAASSSASRGPEPKILARIRGLLAKAEATPYPEEAETLSAKAQDLMTRYAIGSAVIDAAAHTSLRDQVVTRRLLVDNPYPEAKLQLLNCVAETNSVRVIWHQRFGLVSMVGMPIDLDLCEMLFTSLLVQASHALSEAGGDRVKRTPSFRRSFLLAFATRVGERLAIARDQAGRDASSQYGKELVPIMAERTEAVGSVFENQFPSTVPIAHSVTNAHGWQAGRVAAELADLTGGRERITG encoded by the coding sequence TTGAGCCGCAACAGTCAGCAGAATCGCGCCGCACGCAAACGCAAGAAGCAGCACCGTGGCAATGCCCGGGAGCAGCGTGCGCCCCGTCCCGGCATCGAGGGTGCCGAATCCTTGGTGTTCGCCGGAATCGAGTTCGCGTGCGGGCCTGCGGCGAATCCCGAGTCGCTGCGGCGGACGGTCCGTCAGCTGGCCGATCTCGACGGTTCCCGATCTGCGGACACTGTCCTGGACTGGGTCTCCCGGATTCTCGACGGGTCGATGGACCACGTGTTCGGCACGGGGTGGCAGCCGACGGAATTCGTGCACGCGGTGCGCCGGGAATTCGGTGCTCGCACCGCTCGGCTGACGGTCACCGTGATCGGCGCGCACGCGAGCCGCACGTCGGCGCGCAAGGTCGCGCCGGCGCAGTGGCGGGAGCAGCTCGACGAGCTGGGTATCGCACCGGACAGCGCACCCGCCCGTGGCTACCTGTCCGCGTGGTGTGCCTCGGAGAACGCCGACCCCACCGACACGTGGACTGCGATCCTGTCGTTCCTCGGCTACTGCAGCTACCTGATACCCCTGACGCCGCTGCTCGCGGCCCCGGCGAACTGGAGCGAGGGAATGGCCGCCTCGTCATCTGCCTCACGGGGGCCCGAACCCAAGATTCTGGCCCGCATCCGCGGCCTGCTGGCCAAGGCCGAAGCGACTCCCTACCCGGAGGAGGCGGAAACGCTTTCGGCGAAGGCGCAGGATCTGATGACGCGCTATGCCATCGGCAGCGCTGTGATCGACGCCGCCGCGCACACCTCGCTGCGTGATCAGGTCGTCACCCGCCGGCTGCTCGTCGACAACCCGTACCCCGAGGCGAAACTTCAGCTACTGAACTGTGTGGCTGAGACCAACAGCGTCCGCGTCATCTGGCATCAGCGATTCGGCCTCGTCAGCATGGTCGGGATGCCGATCGACCTGGACCTTTGCGAGATGCTGTTCACCTCACTCCTGGTTCAGGCGTCACACGCGCTGAGCGAGGCGGGTGGCGACCGGGTGAAGCGAACCCCCAGTTTCCGTCGGTCGTTCCTGCTCGCCTTCGCCACCCGGGTGGGCGAACGGCTGGCGATCGCCCGGGATCAGGCCGGCCGTGACGCGTCCAGTCAGTACGGCAAGGAACTGGTACCGATCATGGCCGAACGGACCGAGGCGGTCGGATCGGTGTTCGAGAATCAGTTCCCGTCCACCGTCCCAATCGCGCATTCCGTGACCAATGCGCACGGCTGGCAGGCCGGTCGCGTGGCCGCCGAGTTGGCCGATCTGACCGGCGGCCGCGAACGCATCACCGGCTGA